From the Streptomonospora nanhaiensis genome, the window CTGGTCTACTCGCCCGTGGCCTACTGGGTGTGGGGTGACGGCTGGATCGGCAGCCTGGAGATCGGCGGCTACGGTGTCATCGACTTCGCCGGCGGCACCGCCGTCCACATCAACGCCGGCGCCGCCGCGCTCGCGCTGACCTTCGTCCTGGGCCGGCGCAAGGGCTTCGGCTCGGAGTCCATGCGCCCGCACAACCTGCCCTTCGTCCTGCTCGGCGCGGCCCTGCTGTGGTTCGGCTGGTTCGGCTTCAACGCCGGGTCCGCCTACGCCGCCGACGGCGCCGCCGCGCTCGCCTTCCTCAACACCCAGGTCGCCACCGCCGCCGCCACCGGCGCCTGGATGCTGGTGGAGCGCATCCGCTACGGCAAGGCCACCGCGCTGGGCTTCGCCTCCGGCGCCGTCGCCGGCCTCGTGGCCATCACCCCGGCCGCCGCGGACCTCACCCCGCTGGGCGCCATCGCGCTCGGCCTGGTCGCCGGCGCCGTCTGCGCCTACGCCATCAGCTGGAAGTACAAGTTCAAGTACGACGACGCCCTCGACGTGGTCGGCGTCCACCTGGTCGGCGGCATCCTCGGCTCGCTGCTGATCGGGCTCCTGGCGGCGTCCTCGGCCAACGGCTCGGCCGGCCTGTTCTACGGCGGTTCGCCGGCGCTGCTGGCGGTGCAGGCGATCGCGGTGGCCGGCGTCCTCGTCTACTCGTTCGTGGTCACCTTCGTCATCGCCAAGATCATCGACCTGGTGATGGGCTTCCGGATCCCCGAGCACGTCGAGACCAACGGGCTCGACGCCGAACTGCACTCCGAGACCGCCTACGCCTTCGACGAGCTGGACGAGATCGAAGGCGGAGAGCTCTCCTCGCCGACGCCTCCGGGCGAGGAGGTGGCCTCACCGCAGGCCCGGCCGACCGCCTCAGCGTAGAGGCGGGCACGGCCGCGGCACGCGCTGCGATGAGGTGACGAACGAGCCGGCGGGGACGCGGTCCCCGCCGGCTCAACCGCGTGCGGGACATGCGCGCGTGGCCGGAGTCACGCCCCGGGGCGCGCGGGGCGCGCAAGGCCCGGCGGTGCCGGGCACCCGGCCACGTGCGGCCAGCGCCTTGACGCGCCGGGACCGGTCCGACGCCTCCGCCGGTTCGGTACGCTTGTGCGGCAACGGAGGGGCGCAGCGCACACCGCGGCCTCCGCACGGTGTCCCAACCCGCCCGCGTGCCCTCGTCCCGGCGCCTGGCGCCGCTTCAGCGGCCCGGCGCCCCCTTGGCGCACCGTGCCAAGTCGATCCAGCCGACTCCGCTCAAGACACGCGCACCCCGTGGCAGGGGGCCAGGAGGCAAGATGTCGCCGGTTCATTCC encodes:
- a CDS encoding ammonium transporter, coding for MDGIDSGTTAWLLISSALVMLMTPGLAFFYGGMSRAKSVLNMMLMSFASIAIVSVLWVLIGYSLAYDTAGPFIGGFGLAGVTGLISSVDGGIPVLLDVAFQMMFAVITVALISGAIADRAKFGAWLLFVPVWSILVYSPVAYWVWGDGWIGSLEIGGYGVIDFAGGTAVHINAGAAALALTFVLGRRKGFGSESMRPHNLPFVLLGAALLWFGWFGFNAGSAYAADGAAALAFLNTQVATAAATGAWMLVERIRYGKATALGFASGAVAGLVAITPAAADLTPLGAIALGLVAGAVCAYAISWKYKFKYDDALDVVGVHLVGGILGSLLIGLLAASSANGSAGLFYGGSPALLAVQAIAVAGVLVYSFVVTFVIAKIIDLVMGFRIPEHVETNGLDAELHSETAYAFDELDEIEGGELSSPTPPGEEVASPQARPTASA